One Oceanithermus desulfurans genomic region harbors:
- a CDS encoding MFS transporter, whose amino-acid sequence MPALELLRDPHYRNYWISLFVSQLGTWMQSAAQAWLVIELTGSAERLGLVVALQFAPSLLFSLPAGVLADRWPRRTLLRITQGSMAALALAMAGLLFAGAITYGWVLVFATLYGLANVFDLPTRQAFTVELATRDRYPGAIALNSFSFNVARLAGPAIAGLLIARLGMGWAFLINGLSFFPMLVFLSVVPVGLAAAGARGNPLAQLAAGLAYVRRTPEVLSAIVLIFWVGTFAINFQTLVPAYARLVLGLGAEGYGGIMSAMGAGALVGAVGQALARGFNPRRIDYGVGVLVTAHLLLFLPLGPWAVAAVMGLAGLGMVLTLVGTNTLIQTAVPDDLRGRVISIYMLALLGSGPPGSYLTGWLMDVLGGRAAAGVLGLLAFAGWAGVRIWAARRPRTSW is encoded by the coding sequence GTGCCGGCGCTCGAGCTGCTTCGCGATCCCCACTACCGCAACTACTGGATCAGCCTTTTTGTCAGCCAGCTGGGCACCTGGATGCAGTCGGCCGCGCAGGCCTGGTTGGTGATCGAGCTCACCGGCTCAGCCGAGCGGCTGGGCCTGGTCGTGGCCTTGCAGTTCGCCCCCTCGCTGCTCTTCAGTCTGCCCGCGGGGGTGCTGGCCGACCGCTGGCCGCGCCGCACCCTGCTGCGCATCACCCAGGGCAGCATGGCGGCGCTGGCGCTGGCGATGGCGGGGCTGCTGTTCGCTGGCGCGATCACCTACGGCTGGGTGCTCGTCTTTGCGACGCTTTACGGCCTGGCCAACGTCTTCGACCTGCCCACGCGTCAGGCCTTCACGGTGGAGCTGGCGACCCGCGACCGCTACCCCGGGGCGATCGCCCTCAACTCGTTCAGCTTCAACGTAGCGCGGCTGGCGGGCCCGGCGATCGCCGGCCTCCTGATCGCGCGGCTGGGGATGGGCTGGGCGTTCCTGATCAACGGCCTTTCGTTCTTTCCCATGCTCGTCTTCCTCAGCGTGGTGCCGGTGGGGCTGGCCGCGGCGGGGGCGCGGGGCAACCCGCTGGCGCAGCTGGCCGCGGGCCTTGCCTACGTGCGCCGCACCCCGGAGGTGCTCTCGGCGATCGTGCTGATCTTCTGGGTGGGCACCTTCGCCATCAACTTCCAGACCCTGGTGCCGGCCTACGCGCGCCTGGTGCTGGGCCTGGGGGCCGAGGGCTACGGCGGCATCATGAGCGCCATGGGGGCGGGCGCCCTCGTGGGGGCGGTGGGCCAGGCGCTGGCGCGGGGTTTCAATCCCCGGCGCATCGACTACGGGGTGGGTGTGCTGGTGACCGCCCACCTGCTGCTCTTCCTGCCGCTCGGCCCCTGGGCGGTGGCCGCGGTGATGGGGCTTGCGGGTTTGGGGATGGTGCTCACCCTCGTCGGCACCAACACCCTCATCCAGACCGCGGTGCCCGACGACCTGCGGGGCCGGGTGATCTCCATCTACATGCTGGCGCTGCTCGGTTCCGGGCCCCCCGGCTCGTACCTCACGGGCTGGCTGATGGACGTGCTGGGCGGCCGTGCGGCCGCGGGGGTCCTGGGGCTCTTGGCCTTCGCGGGCTGGGCCGGGGTGCGAATCTGGGCGGCGCGCCGGCCCCGCACTTCGTGGTAG
- a CDS encoding M12 family metallopeptidase, which produces MKKSLSALALFSALVLGLMACSTPPPANQGPGQPYTTEEYKPGVPGTVQTIRLSDGSSFEALVKDGKVILEGDIVLGTVDEVSSMAQAGVSPLSNSCEYARWWCDEWPRKIVYYEVADPERATVGSETLESIVAQAIEEIEARTNLLFVRDPTKARRIVYHSGGKNEGCHSTIGTNRNGSPQEKAHVWLEAPTGGGHCYTKGIAVHETMHALGFYHEQTRDDRGGYVRILWDNIQSGKKHNFENPDGWFLNRGVDVGPYDFDSIMHYGCTDFAKRSGLNTLEPMVAGITCENNGKGRPIGQRSGMSDGDVLGVLTVYQPLLEITAPSSRARNQPLSFELNGEYDRDTTAVEPYTRWYVDGAEVASAATTGSLSTWEYATGPHTLEAVVEINGVELDRLSHTFTLSNVDPVVEITQPLSSGPYCQNETITLRALASDVDTAPYFESGNVSDRVDWIYDPDPSDIYLGWTFANDTPSTSYTLSDTGTVRFIALVDDADGAQASDYVDVVVDPCTNTPPTVTITNPSGDLNVWVDASDANGWYYSITLQGTASDAEDGPLTGSWYTDRGDVQPGGPASGEQLLGNGNTLPVKLYAKAGEAVTEHVISFRVTDSDGNTRTVTVTITVNQLI; this is translated from the coding sequence GTGAAGAAATCGCTAAGCGCCCTTGCCCTGTTCTCCGCCTTGGTGCTCGGGCTGATGGCCTGCTCCACGCCACCGCCCGCCAACCAGGGCCCTGGTCAACCGTACACGACCGAGGAATACAAGCCGGGGGTGCCCGGCACCGTCCAGACCATCCGGCTTTCCGACGGCTCTTCGTTCGAGGCGCTGGTCAAGGACGGCAAGGTCATCCTTGAAGGCGACATTGTCCTGGGCACGGTGGATGAGGTGTCCTCCATGGCGCAAGCCGGCGTAAGCCCCCTCAGCAACAGTTGCGAATACGCCCGCTGGTGGTGCGACGAATGGCCCCGCAAAATCGTCTACTACGAAGTTGCGGACCCCGAGCGGGCCACGGTGGGGTCGGAGACCCTTGAGAGCATCGTAGCCCAAGCCATCGAGGAAATCGAAGCGCGGACCAATCTGCTCTTCGTGCGCGACCCCACAAAGGCGCGGCGTATCGTCTACCACTCAGGCGGAAAGAATGAGGGCTGCCACTCGACCATCGGAACCAACCGAAACGGGTCACCGCAGGAAAAAGCCCACGTTTGGCTGGAGGCACCCACGGGAGGTGGGCATTGTTACACGAAGGGCATCGCCGTTCACGAAACGATGCACGCGCTCGGCTTCTACCACGAACAGACCCGCGACGACCGAGGCGGCTACGTGCGTATCCTCTGGGACAACATTCAATCCGGCAAGAAACACAACTTTGAAAACCCCGACGGCTGGTTCCTCAACCGCGGTGTCGATGTCGGCCCCTACGATTTCGATTCCATCATGCATTACGGTTGTACGGACTTCGCTAAGCGCAGCGGTCTGAATACCCTGGAACCTATGGTCGCGGGGATCACCTGCGAGAACAACGGCAAGGGACGGCCCATCGGCCAGCGCTCGGGAATGAGCGACGGTGACGTCCTCGGTGTTCTCACCGTCTACCAGCCGCTACTCGAAATCACCGCACCCTCGTCAAGGGCAAGGAATCAGCCGCTCAGCTTCGAACTAAACGGCGAGTACGATCGCGACACCACCGCCGTGGAACCCTACACCCGCTGGTACGTGGACGGCGCCGAGGTGGCGAGCGCGGCCACCACGGGCTCGCTCAGCACCTGGGAGTACGCCACCGGCCCGCACACCTTGGAGGCGGTGGTCGAGATCAACGGCGTCGAGCTCGACCGCCTGAGCCACACCTTCACCCTGAGCAACGTGGACCCGGTCGTCGAAATTACCCAGCCCCTGAGCAGCGGTCCCTACTGTCAGAACGAGACGATCACCCTCAGGGCGCTGGCGAGCGACGTCGACACCGCTCCCTACTTCGAAAGCGGCAACGTCAGCGACCGGGTGGACTGGATCTACGACCCCGATCCTAGCGATATCTATCTGGGGTGGACGTTCGCTAACGACACCCCCTCAACCAGCTACACCCTTAGCGATACCGGCACCGTGCGCTTCATCGCCCTGGTGGACGACGCCGACGGCGCCCAGGCCAGCGATTACGTCGACGTCGTCGTCGATCCCTGCACCAACACCCCGCCCACGGTGACGATCACCAACCCGAGCGGCGACCTGAACGTCTGGGTCGACGCCAGCGACGCCAACGGCTGGTACTACAGCATCACCCTGCAGGGCACGGCCAGCGACGCCGAGGACGGCCCCCTCACCGGAAGCTGGTACACCGACCGCGGCGACGTCCAGCCGGGCGGCCCGGCGAGCGGCGAGCAGCTTTTGGGCAACGGCAATACGCTCCCGGTTAAGCTCTATGCCAAGGCCGGTGAGGCCGTGACCGAGCACGTCATCAGCTTCCGGGTCACCGACTCGGACGGCAACACCCGCACGGTCACGGTGACGATCACGGTCAACCAGCTCATCTGA
- a CDS encoding TRAP transporter permease: MSEPENRRNVLGVLLAVVALLLVAFQIYTAGYAPMTAIFQRSIHLTFILVLLFLSTPVSRRWPPALRWLVDGVLVAASLAIGGYLYFNYDAIIDRFGWWEPSDVYLGIVAIVLVLEATRRAIGWPMTIIAALFIAYAYYGPHMPGVLAHKGYGTERLVGQLYLTTEGIFGVPLGVAATFVFIFILFGSLLEATGAGKFFIDLAYALAGKSRGGPAKASVVASAFMGSLSGSAIANVVTTGAFTIPLMKKLGYKPEEAAGVEAAASTGGQIMPPIMGAGAFLIAEYTQTPYLTVVKLSIVPAILYFLTVYLFVDLIAAKRGMRGLPAGELPPVRKVLIEGWHYLIPLFILVYYLFKGVSAMKVGFIGVLAIVLASNLRPRPGSAGGRSTHLALHLAAMGYLLYIGFQPSHGFALWQFYLVVGMVFASSLSPYSPLNLSRLLEGLIAGANAAIPVSVATAAAGIVVGVVGLTGVGLKFSHLVVSASGGHLLLALLLVAIASLVLGMGLPVTASYIVLVVLAGPALQDLGVALIIAHLIVFWYSQDSNVTPPVALAAYAASGLAGTDAMRAGVQAWKFAKGLYLIPLLMVYAPGIMFTGSPGEIVFDLVRGLLGLWAFAAALEGYMFRAALPYERLLLAAAGVGLFWPLFEVNLAGFALLALAVALGRRKA, encoded by the coding sequence GTGAGTGAACCGGAAAACCGCAGGAACGTGCTGGGCGTCCTCCTGGCGGTCGTGGCGTTGCTGCTCGTCGCCTTTCAGATCTACACGGCGGGCTACGCGCCCATGACCGCGATCTTCCAGCGCTCGATCCACCTGACCTTCATCCTGGTGCTGCTCTTTCTCTCCACCCCGGTAAGTCGGCGCTGGCCCCCGGCGCTGCGCTGGCTGGTGGACGGGGTGCTCGTCGCGGCCAGCCTCGCGATCGGCGGCTACCTCTACTTCAACTACGACGCCATCATCGACCGCTTCGGTTGGTGGGAGCCGAGCGACGTCTACCTGGGCATCGTGGCCATCGTGCTGGTGCTCGAGGCCACCCGCCGCGCCATCGGCTGGCCCATGACGATCATCGCCGCCCTTTTCATCGCCTACGCCTACTACGGTCCGCACATGCCCGGCGTGCTGGCGCACAAGGGCTACGGTACCGAGCGCCTGGTGGGGCAACTCTACCTGACCACCGAGGGCATCTTCGGCGTGCCCCTGGGGGTGGCCGCGACCTTCGTTTTCATCTTCATCCTCTTCGGCTCGCTCCTCGAAGCCACCGGCGCCGGTAAGTTCTTCATCGACTTGGCCTACGCCCTCGCCGGCAAGAGCCGCGGAGGGCCGGCGAAGGCCAGCGTGGTGGCCAGCGCCTTCATGGGGTCCTTGTCGGGTTCGGCCATCGCCAACGTGGTCACCACCGGCGCCTTCACGATCCCCCTCATGAAGAAGCTGGGGTACAAGCCCGAAGAGGCCGCGGGCGTGGAGGCGGCGGCCAGCACCGGCGGGCAGATCATGCCGCCGATCATGGGGGCGGGAGCCTTCCTGATCGCCGAGTACACCCAGACGCCGTACCTGACCGTCGTCAAGCTCTCGATCGTCCCCGCGATCCTCTACTTCCTCACCGTCTACCTCTTCGTCGATCTGATCGCGGCCAAGCGCGGCATGCGGGGCCTCCCGGCCGGCGAGCTGCCGCCGGTGCGCAAGGTGCTGATCGAGGGCTGGCACTACCTGATTCCGCTCTTCATCCTCGTCTACTACCTCTTCAAGGGCGTGAGCGCGATGAAGGTAGGCTTCATCGGCGTCCTGGCCATCGTCCTGGCCAGCAACCTGCGGCCGCGGCCGGGGAGCGCCGGGGGCCGCTCGACGCACTTGGCGCTGCACCTCGCCGCCATGGGCTACCTGCTCTACATCGGATTCCAGCCCAGCCACGGCTTCGCGCTCTGGCAGTTCTACCTGGTGGTGGGGATGGTCTTCGCGAGCAGCCTCAGCCCCTACAGCCCACTCAACCTTTCACGGTTGCTCGAGGGCCTGATCGCCGGGGCCAACGCAGCCATTCCGGTTTCCGTGGCCACCGCCGCCGCGGGGATCGTCGTCGGGGTCGTGGGCCTGACCGGGGTGGGCCTCAAGTTCAGCCACCTCGTCGTTTCGGCCTCGGGCGGCCACCTGCTGCTGGCGCTGCTCCTCGTGGCGATCGCCAGCCTGGTGCTGGGGATGGGCCTGCCGGTCACGGCGTCGTACATCGTGCTCGTCGTGCTGGCCGGCCCGGCATTGCAGGACCTGGGGGTGGCACTGATCATCGCCCACCTGATCGTCTTCTGGTACAGCCAGGACTCGAACGTGACCCCGCCGGTGGCGCTGGCGGCCTACGCCGCCTCCGGACTCGCGGGAACCGACGCGATGCGCGCGGGGGTGCAGGCGTGGAAGTTCGCCAAGGGCCTCTACCTGATTCCGCTCCTCATGGTCTACGCTCCCGGCATCATGTTCACGGGCTCGCCCGGCGAGATCGTTTTCGACCTGGTGCGGGGCCTCCTGGGGCTCTGGGCCTTCGCCGCGGCGCTGGAGGGGTACATGTTCCGCGCGGCGCTCCCATACGAACGTCTGCTGCTGGCCGCCGCGGGCGTGGGCCTCTTCTGGCCGCTCTTCGAGGTGAACCTGGCGGGTTTTGCGCTGCTGGCCCTCGCGGTGGCGCTGGGGCGACGGAAGGCCTGA
- a CDS encoding DUF1850 domain-containing protein has product MKRAPSALAALGALSLFLWLAWPVTVLQVGIEGVGPLFFPVGEGTVVELDWVHSVSAIPVREVFRVEGGELWLEETHNPWFAAGLGEIRGRGRTVAEADHAVAIVDIHERAEGMVLRIGSPEIHHTVVVAGARCDLSRLAPHKRAVFEVLTLPRVYTLRGVRCE; this is encoded by the coding sequence ATGAAAAGGGCCCCCTCCGCGCTCGCCGCCTTGGGGGCCCTGTCGTTGTTCCTCTGGCTGGCCTGGCCGGTCACGGTGCTCCAGGTCGGCATCGAGGGGGTCGGGCCGCTCTTCTTCCCGGTAGGGGAGGGGACCGTGGTGGAGCTCGACTGGGTGCACTCGGTGTCGGCCATTCCCGTGCGCGAGGTCTTCCGGGTCGAAGGCGGCGAGCTCTGGCTCGAGGAGACCCACAACCCCTGGTTCGCCGCGGGGCTGGGCGAGATCCGCGGCCGCGGCCGCACCGTGGCCGAGGCCGACCACGCCGTGGCCATCGTCGACATCCACGAGCGCGCCGAGGGCATGGTCCTGCGCATCGGCAGCCCCGAGATCCACCATACGGTGGTGGTGGCCGGCGCGCGCTGCGACCTCTCCCGCCTCGCCCCGCACAAGCGGGCGGTCTTCGAGGTGCTGACCCTGCCCCGGGTCTACACGTTGCGAGGTGTGCGCTGTGAGTGA
- a CDS encoding TAXI family TRAP transporter solute-binding subunit: MKLTRGLVVLALLLAVGLAFGQVKRISLATGGTGGVYYPLGGGIAQIWTDYVQGVEASAEVTGASVENVRLVAGGEAQAALGTSGVVVQAYKGEGKFKGKPQPILAIGAMYPNAWQFVTVAETGIKKIADIKGKRVSTGAPGSGTAVMTRAVLETLGFKPGKDFKEFRLSFAEQVSALKDGTIDVGSWSVGLGPGSLVDLATTRQMVLICMTPEEQAKVSAENPYYKPFTIPAGTYKGVDYDCLTVGTPNVLFVNADEDTELVYQLTKALFEHVDELGQIHPAGKTISPEYVLKATLIPLHPGAIKYYEEIGLTVPDQLKPAK; this comes from the coding sequence ATGAAGCTCACGCGTGGACTCGTTGTACTGGCCCTGTTGCTAGCCGTAGGCCTGGCCTTCGGCCAGGTCAAGCGCATCTCGCTCGCCACCGGCGGTACCGGTGGCGTTTACTACCCCCTGGGCGGCGGCATCGCGCAGATCTGGACCGACTACGTCCAGGGCGTCGAGGCCAGCGCCGAGGTGACCGGCGCCTCGGTCGAGAACGTCCGCCTGGTGGCGGGCGGGGAGGCCCAGGCGGCGCTGGGCACCAGCGGCGTGGTGGTGCAGGCCTACAAGGGCGAGGGCAAGTTCAAGGGTAAGCCCCAGCCCATCCTCGCCATCGGGGCCATGTACCCCAACGCCTGGCAGTTCGTGACCGTGGCCGAGACCGGCATCAAGAAGATCGCCGACATCAAGGGCAAGCGCGTTTCCACCGGCGCCCCCGGTTCGGGCACCGCGGTGATGACCCGGGCCGTCCTCGAAACCCTCGGCTTCAAGCCCGGCAAGGACTTCAAGGAGTTCCGCCTCTCCTTCGCCGAGCAGGTGTCGGCCCTCAAGGACGGCACCATCGACGTCGGCTCCTGGTCCGTGGGCCTCGGCCCCGGTTCGCTGGTGGACCTCGCCACCACCCGCCAGATGGTCCTCATCTGCATGACCCCCGAGGAGCAGGCCAAGGTTTCGGCGGAGAACCCCTACTACAAGCCGTTCACCATTCCCGCCGGCACCTACAAGGGCGTCGACTACGACTGCCTGACCGTGGGCACCCCCAACGTTCTCTTCGTGAACGCTGACGAGGACACCGAGCTCGTCTACCAGCTCACCAAGGCGCTCTTCGAGCACGTGGACGAGCTGGGCCAAATCCACCCCGCGGGTAAGACGATCAGCCCCGAGTACGTGCTGAAGGCCACCCTGATCCCGCTGCACCCCGGCGCGATCAAGTACTACGAGGAAATCGGCCTGACCGTTCCCGATCAGCTCAAGCCCGCCAAGTAA
- a CDS encoding acyl-CoA dehydrogenase family protein: MLDYYQVMELFSPEERQVQAAARKFLDAEVMPHIRDWWEQGTFPRHLIRAFGEMGFLGSNLPEEYGAAGVSNNAYGLIMYELERVDSGLRSFASVQGALVMYPIYAYGSEEQKREYLPKLAAGEIVGAFGLTEPDGGSDPGGNMKTKAVKDGDHYVLNGTKMWITNGSIAQIAIVWAKDEEGRILGFIVPTDTPGFSAPEIHHKMSLRASVTSELVLEDVRVHKDQLLPGSGSLRAPLSCLTQARYGIAWGALGALEAVYTEALEFAKSRITFGRPIAARQLIQDKLVYMLSEHTKGLLLAWKLGKMKDAGTLKHTHVSLAKRNNVRVALESARLAREILGANGITVEYHAIRHMLNLETVDTYEGTHDIHTLILGRDITGENALT; encoded by the coding sequence ATGCTCGACTACTACCAGGTCATGGAGTTGTTCAGCCCCGAAGAGCGGCAAGTTCAAGCAGCCGCCCGCAAGTTTCTGGACGCCGAGGTCATGCCCCACATCCGCGACTGGTGGGAGCAGGGGACGTTTCCGCGCCACCTGATCCGCGCCTTCGGCGAGATGGGCTTCCTGGGCTCGAACCTACCCGAGGAGTACGGCGCCGCGGGGGTGTCGAACAACGCCTACGGGCTGATCATGTACGAGCTCGAGCGCGTCGACTCGGGCCTGCGCAGCTTCGCCAGCGTCCAGGGCGCCCTGGTGATGTACCCCATCTACGCCTACGGCTCCGAGGAGCAGAAGCGGGAGTACCTGCCCAAGCTGGCCGCGGGCGAGATCGTGGGGGCCTTCGGCCTCACCGAGCCCGACGGCGGCTCCGACCCCGGCGGCAACATGAAGACCAAGGCCGTGAAGGACGGTGACCACTACGTCCTGAACGGCACCAAGATGTGGATCACCAACGGCTCCATCGCCCAGATCGCCATCGTCTGGGCCAAGGACGAGGAGGGCAGGATCCTGGGCTTCATCGTGCCCACCGACACCCCGGGCTTCTCGGCGCCGGAGATCCACCACAAGATGAGCCTGCGCGCCAGCGTGACCAGCGAGCTGGTGCTCGAGGACGTGCGCGTCCACAAAGACCAGTTGCTTCCGGGGTCGGGCAGCCTGCGGGCACCGCTCTCCTGCCTCACCCAGGCCCGCTACGGCATCGCCTGGGGGGCGCTGGGCGCGCTCGAGGCCGTCTACACCGAGGCGCTCGAGTTCGCGAAGAGCCGCATCACCTTCGGCCGCCCCATCGCCGCCCGCCAGCTGATCCAGGACAAGCTGGTCTACATGCTGAGCGAGCACACCAAAGGGCTGCTCCTCGCCTGGAAGCTGGGCAAGATGAAGGACGCGGGCACCCTCAAGCACACCCACGTCTCCCTGGCCAAGCGCAACAACGTCCGCGTCGCCCTCGAAAGCGCGCGTCTGGCGCGCGAGATCCTGGGCGCGAACGGGATCACCGTCGAGTACCACGCCATCCGCCACATGCTCAACCTGGAGACCGTGGACACCTACGAGGGCACCCACGACATCCACACCTTGATTCTGGGGCGCGACATCACCGGCGAGAACGCCCTCACCTGA
- a CDS encoding NADH-quinone oxidoreductase subunit N — protein MTTLWILFLTALAATFVGFFAPARTAKVFTLLGLVAALVSLALRWGEPFSAYGGLYVLDPFAQGFTLVMITGGLLALLADCDYFQRKGWPPFEYYALVAFAVLGGHVMASTAHLGVIVVGLELLSIPLYALAASRRDALSYEASLKYFLLGAVAAAVFLYGIALYFGATGGFVLGAGGSGPVYAAAVMLLLAGLAFKTALVPFHWWTPDVYQGSPSPVTLFMATAVKAAAFAAFARVLAAVGLEGPVFYALAALVLLTVFWGNLTAMVQGEAKRMLAYSSVAHAGYIAIALFGPDPAPAMGYYLLAYALSTGLAFAVLTQLDEGKGVRLGELAGLWSRSPLLGLGWTVALFSLAGLPPLVGFWGKYLVFLEAARGGQYLLVALALFAAVIAAYYYLKLLGAALFAKAAKVEKIVLSGSTPVGIALATLLVVLLGVLPGLGFGLFTAANALVR, from the coding sequence GTGACCACGCTCTGGATCCTCTTCCTGACGGCCCTCGCGGCCACCTTCGTGGGCTTCTTCGCCCCCGCGCGTACGGCCAAGGTCTTCACCCTGCTGGGCCTGGTGGCCGCGCTCGTCAGCCTGGCGCTGCGCTGGGGCGAGCCTTTTTCCGCCTACGGCGGGCTCTACGTCCTCGACCCCTTCGCCCAGGGGTTCACCCTGGTGATGATCACGGGCGGTCTGCTGGCGCTGCTCGCCGACTGCGACTACTTCCAGCGGAAGGGCTGGCCCCCGTTCGAGTACTACGCGCTCGTGGCCTTTGCGGTGCTGGGCGGCCACGTGATGGCCAGCACCGCCCACCTGGGCGTGATCGTGGTGGGGCTCGAGCTGCTCTCGATCCCGCTCTACGCGCTGGCGGCGAGCCGCCGCGACGCGCTGAGCTACGAGGCCAGCCTCAAGTACTTCCTGCTGGGGGCGGTGGCCGCGGCCGTCTTCCTCTACGGCATCGCCCTCTACTTCGGCGCCACCGGCGGCTTCGTGCTGGGCGCCGGGGGCTCGGGGCCGGTCTACGCCGCCGCGGTCATGCTGCTGCTCGCGGGCCTGGCCTTCAAGACCGCGCTCGTCCCCTTCCACTGGTGGACGCCGGACGTCTACCAGGGCAGCCCTTCGCCGGTCACCCTCTTCATGGCGACCGCGGTCAAGGCGGCGGCCTTCGCCGCCTTCGCCCGGGTGCTGGCCGCGGTGGGGCTCGAAGGCCCCGTCTTCTACGCGCTGGCGGCGCTGGTGCTGCTCACCGTCTTCTGGGGCAACCTCACCGCGATGGTGCAGGGCGAGGCCAAGCGGATGCTCGCCTACTCCTCGGTGGCCCACGCGGGCTACATCGCCATCGCCCTCTTCGGCCCCGACCCGGCGCCGGCGATGGGCTACTACCTGCTCGCCTACGCGCTTTCGACCGGGCTCGCCTTCGCGGTGCTGACGCAGCTCGACGAGGGCAAGGGCGTGCGGCTCGGGGAGCTGGCGGGGCTTTGGAGCCGTTCACCGCTGCTCGGCCTGGGTTGGACCGTCGCCCTCTTTTCGCTGGCGGGTCTTCCGCCTCTTGTGGGCTTCTGGGGCAAGTACCTGGTCTTCCTCGAAGCGGCGCGCGGCGGGCAGTACCTGCTCGTGGCCCTGGCGCTCTTCGCTGCGGTGATCGCCGCCTACTACTACCTCAAGCTGCTGGGCGCGGCGCTGTTTGCGAAGGCTGCGAAGGTCGAGAAGATCGTTCTTTCCGGCTCCACGCCGGTGGGGATCGCGCTGGCGACGCTGCTCGTCGTGCTGCTGGGCGTGCTGCCGGGGCTGGGTTTCGGCCTCTTTACGGCGGCGAACGCCCTGGTCCGCTAG
- a CDS encoding complex I subunit 4 family protein produces the protein MIHVLIFLPLVFGLLVLLRPGQARGLGLLGAAAALVLGLVSFGAFLDGSSGAYQVPLLAEAGVYYAVAWDGVGAVLMLAVVITTFIALLAAHDVPPAMVGLALLMESGLLGILAARDLVLFYVFFEATLIPSLLMLGLFGGSGRVRALVKFAIFTLVGSLLMLAGILAVRYLGGAPSFLQADLVAHPLAGAAGTWAFAAFLIAFMVKTPLFPLHVWLPDFHAENHPSGLADVMGTLYKVGLFGFFRWALPLFPEAFAAFQPWLLALAALTALGAAWTAYAQTDWKRLLAYGALSHMGVGALGLFSGTPEGALGAIFLLAASAVYTGALFLFAGSLHRRFGTLDLRPTSGLAKSAPALAALGLILVLAMVGLPGLSGFPGEFMNLLGAWQTSPVWTFVGFLAVIAAAAYALGAYQQIFHSAPDKPADDLDAFEWQWGTLATLVIVFMGVYPKLFTQALQPAAEALAALLGGGR, from the coding sequence ATGATCCACGTGCTGATCTTCCTCCCGCTGGTCTTCGGCCTGCTGGTGCTGCTGCGGCCGGGCCAGGCCCGGGGGCTGGGACTCCTTGGGGCGGCGGCCGCGCTGGTGCTGGGCCTGGTGAGCTTCGGCGCCTTCCTGGACGGCTCGAGCGGGGCCTACCAGGTGCCGCTGCTGGCCGAGGCCGGCGTCTACTACGCCGTGGCCTGGGACGGCGTGGGCGCGGTGTTGATGCTCGCGGTCGTGATCACGACCTTTATCGCCCTGCTGGCGGCCCACGACGTGCCGCCGGCGATGGTGGGGCTGGCCCTGCTCATGGAGTCGGGGCTGCTGGGCATCCTGGCCGCGCGCGACCTGGTGCTCTTCTACGTCTTCTTCGAAGCGACCCTGATTCCCAGCCTGCTCATGCTCGGCCTCTTCGGCGGCAGCGGACGGGTGCGGGCGCTGGTCAAGTTCGCGATCTTCACCCTGGTGGGCAGCCTGCTGATGCTCGCGGGCATCCTGGCCGTGCGCTACCTGGGCGGTGCGCCCAGCTTCCTGCAGGCCGACCTGGTGGCCCATCCGCTCGCGGGCGCCGCCGGAACGTGGGCCTTCGCGGCCTTCCTGATCGCCTTCATGGTCAAGACGCCGCTCTTCCCGCTGCACGTCTGGCTGCCCGACTTCCACGCCGAGAACCACCCCTCGGGGCTGGCCGACGTGATGGGCACGCTCTACAAGGTGGGCCTCTTCGGGTTCTTCCGCTGGGCGTTGCCGCTCTTCCCCGAGGCCTTCGCCGCCTTCCAGCCCTGGCTGCTGGCGCTGGCGGCGCTGACGGCGTTGGGGGCGGCCTGGACCGCCTACGCCCAGACCGACTGGAAGCGGCTTTTGGCCTACGGCGCGCTCTCGCACATGGGCGTGGGGGCGCTGGGCCTCTTCAGCGGCACCCCGGAGGGGGCGCTGGGGGCGATCTTCCTGCTGGCGGCCTCCGCGGTCTACACCGGGGCGCTCTTCCTCTTCGCCGGCAGCCTGCACCGCCGCTTCGGCACCCTTGACCTCAGGCCCACTTCGGGCCTGGCCAAGTCGGCGCCGGCGCTGGCGGCGCTGGGGCTGATCCTGGTGCTGGCCATGGTGGGCCTCCCGGGGCTCTCGGGCTTCCCGGGCGAGTTCATGAACCTGCTGGGCGCCTGGCAGACCAGCCCCGTCTGGACCTTCGTCGGCTTCCTGGCCGTCATCGCCGCGGCCGCGTACGCGCTGGGCGCCTACCAGCAGATCTTCCACAGCGCTCCCGACAAGCCCGCGGACGACCTGGACGCCTTCGAGTGGCAGTGGGGCACGCTGGCTACGCTGGTGATCGTCTTCATGGGCGTCTACCCCAAGCTCTTCACCCAGGCGCTCCAGCCTGCGGCCGAGGCGCTGGCCGCCCTGCTCGGAGGTGGACGGTGA